In one window of Camelina sativa cultivar DH55 chromosome 15, Cs, whole genome shotgun sequence DNA:
- the LOC104746852 gene encoding LOW QUALITY PROTEIN: B3 domain-containing protein REM14 (The sequence of the model RefSeq protein was modified relative to this genomic sequence to represent the inferred CDS: inserted 2 bases in 1 codon) gives MMANQHFFKPLLPGFQSHLTIPVAFFLKNIEGRNEQKKTAELRSDASKITWKVKIDGQRLTNGWKEFALAHDLRIGDIVVFKQERDMSFHVTMLGPSCCQIQYVSSLDNQNNLGEIQRKKKKAESSLDQSCFVANVTVSNLRYDSLNLPMSFVRANGLNTRCGERILINEKGRSWTVSLKRKKSCGTTYIRGGWRSFCQANGLSAGDFFTFKXFQKGGTLGLRLSPGEIEEEDCLSEGNVVKNRLIWKASSSESQNRFVTVTLTPYNIRESKLTLPIPFTKVNGLQKAKKMSFLDKHGMKWSTNMCFEVERKRMKLAGSWKEFCNANDVKIGESIILELVWGADRSSVLKFSSKVNQETN, from the exons ATGATGGCGAATCAACATTTCTTCAAGCCTCTTCTTCCTGGCTTTCAAAGCCATTTG ACAATTCCTGTGGCTTTCTTCTTGAAGAATATTGAAGGAAGAAATGAGCAGAAGAAGACGGCAGAGTTAAGATCAGACGCATCCAAAATAACCTGGAAAGTGAAAATAGATGGGCAGAGACTCACAAACGGTTGGAAAGAGTTTGCTCTCGCACATGATCTTCGCATCGGCGACATCGTTGTCTTCAAACAAGAGAGAGACATGAGTTTTCACGTGACAATGTTGGGACCTAGTTGTTGTCAGATTCAATATGTGTCTTCTTTAGACAACCAGAACAACCTCG GGGAGAttcaaaggaaaaagaaaaaagcagagTCTTCACTAGATCAATCTTGTTTCGTGGCTAATGTCACGGTTTCAAATCTACGCTATGACTCACTG AATCTTCCAATGAGTTTTGTGAGAGCAAATGGTCTAAACACAAGATGTGGAGAGAGGATTCTGATTAATGAAAAGGGCAGATCGTGGACTGTAAGTTTGAAACGAAAGAAATCATGCGGAACTACTTACATCAGAGGAGGATGGAGAAGTTTTTGTCAAGCTAATGGACTTAGTGCTGGTGATTTCTTCACATTCAA CTTCCAAAAAGGTGGAACTCTTGGTTTACGTTTATCCCCTggagagatagaagaagaagattgcttATCAGAAGGTAATGTAGTGAAGAATAGATTGATAtggaaagcttcttcttcagaatctCAAAACCGTTTTGTGACAGTGACCCTTACACCTTACAACATCAGAGAATCTAAACTG ACGCTTCCAATACCTTTCACAAAGGTGAATGGATTACAAAAGGCAAAAAAGATGAGTTTCTTGGATAAACACGGCATGAAGTGGTCTACCAATATGTGTTTTGAGGTGGAACGTAAGAGAATGAAATTGGCAGGAAGTTGGAAAGAGTTTTGCAATGCTAACGATGTGAAGATCGGAGAATCAATCATCCTGGAGCTGGTTTGGGGAGCAGACAGAAGCTCTGTTCTTAAGTTTTCTTCCAAGGTGAACCAAGAGACCAACTGA
- the LOC104746850 gene encoding F-box/kelch-repeat protein At1g64840-like isoform X1, whose translation MEEPETDKKTSSMILDCSLLPELVSKLQLSPSPSAKMATKDLTLSKTDWSFLPEELLLTISTLLNNCFHVVHARSVCTSWRSAFPFPSSLLRASYSLPKLAEFTLESKDSCTLEKVPLFLFRVVKTRAAVSPTAYVMGGIGRDEDDHIELLPYPLQCSVKVNIPGSDRNLVKMLDCQILSLGHQYRMIGWDPEESSTNYRGVAFLPLNKERGGGGGGGEYVVILNYSRVLLVLRSSEMRWLWLQNVSDAPCRDLVTFRGRFYAAFFNGDVVIIDPYSLEVFIPLMPSQPMNSSNFLVPSGDDELFLVENTIPTSSSDEVDINGFICRVSKLDEEAGKWVVVSDLGDRVLFIGHFGNVCCSAKELPDGYGVSGNSILFTNEGGCVMYAYKYGLHTGRAEDDLCCWRLSSENRVAIINRSPALSLWKLFFRLTLMEEENLVCWSSALKCFGCKQSLDYPIPSGK comes from the exons ATGGAAGAACCTGAAACAGACAAGAAGACATCATCCATGATACTGGACTGCTCTCTTCTCCCGGAACTT gTTTCAAAACTGCAGCTGTCTCCGTCTCCATCAGCAAAAATGGCAACGAAAGATCTCACATTGTCCAAGACAGACTGGTCGTTTCTCCCTGAAGAGCTACTGCTAACAATCTCAACTCTTCTTAACAACTGTTTCCATGTTGTTCATGCTCGTTCTGTCTGTACCTCGTGGCGATCCGCATTTCCCTTTCCTTCTTCCTTGTTACGCGCAAGCTACTCTCTTCCCAAACTCGCCGAGTTCACTCTCGAAAGCAAAGACTCGTGCACACTCGAGAAGGTccctttgtttctctttagAGTCGTCAAAACTCGTGCTGCTGTGTCGCCTACTGCGTATGTTATGGGAGGAATTGGCCGAGACGAAGACGATCATATAGAGCTTCTTCCATATCCTCTTCAATGTTCAGTGAAAGTTAACATCCCTGGATCTGATCGAAACTTGGTGAAAATGCTCGACTGTCAGATTCTATCTCTAGGCCATCAGTACAGAATGATTGGTTGGGATCCTGAAGAATCGTCAACAAATTACAGAGGCGTGGCCTTTCTTCCGTTAAAcaaagagagaggaggaggaggaggaggaggagaatacGTTGTGATCCTCAACTACTCTAGAGTTTTGTTGGTGTTGAGAAGTTCTGAAATGAGATGGTTGTGGCTTCAGAACGTCTCAGATGCTCCCTGCAGGGATTTAGTCACTTTTAGAGGCAGATTTTATGCAGCTTTTTTCAACGGAGATGTTGTCATTATCGATCCTTATTCGCTGGAAGTGTTTATTCCCCTGATGCCCTCACAGCCGATGAATTCAAGCAATTTTCTGGTTCCATCTGGTGATGACGAGCTTTTCCTTGTTGAGAATACTATcccaacttcttcttctgatgaagTAGATATTAATGGCTTCATATGTAGAGTGAGTAAGCTAGATGAGGAGGCTGGTAAATGGGTCGTGGTCAGCGATTTGGGAGACCGTGTTTTGTTTATTGGACACTTTGGAAATGTCTGCTGCTCGGCTAAGGAGCTTCCTGATGGTTATGGTGTGAGTGGGAACTCAATCTTGTTTACCAATGAGGGTGGCTGTGTTATGTACGCCTACAAATACGGATTACATACAGGAAGGGCAGAAGATGACCTCTGTTGTTGGAGATTGTCAAGTGAGAATCGTGTGGCCATCATCAACAGATCTCCGGCTCTTTCTCTCTGGA AACTTTTCTTCCGCTTAACATTGATGGAGGAAGAGAATTTGGTGTGTTGGTCCTCTGctttaaaatgttttggttgtaAACAGTCACTAGATTATCCGATTCCATCTGGCAAATGA
- the LOC104746850 gene encoding F-box/kelch-repeat protein At1g64840-like isoform X2 — protein sequence MEEPETDKKTSSMILDCSLLPELVSKLQLSPSPSAKMATKDLTLSKTDWSFLPEELLLTISTLLNNCFHVVHARSVCTSWRSAFPFPSSLLRASYSLPKLAEFTLESKDSCTLEKVPLFLFRVVKTRAAVSPTAYVMGGIGRDEDDHIELLPYPLQCSVKVNIPGSDRNLVKMLDCQILSLGHQYRMIGWDPEESSTNYRGVAFLPLNKERGGGGGGGEYVVILNYSRVLLVLRSSEMRWLWLQNVSDAPCRDLVTFRGRFYAAFFNGDVVIIDPYSLEVFIPLMPSQPMNSSNFLVPSGDDELFLVENTIPTSSSDEVDINGFICRVSKLDEEAGKWVVVSDLGDRVLFIGHFGNVCCSAKELPDGYGVSGNSILFTNEGGCVMYAYKYGLHTGRAEDDLCCWRLSSENRVAIINRSPALSLWSGC from the exons ATGGAAGAACCTGAAACAGACAAGAAGACATCATCCATGATACTGGACTGCTCTCTTCTCCCGGAACTT gTTTCAAAACTGCAGCTGTCTCCGTCTCCATCAGCAAAAATGGCAACGAAAGATCTCACATTGTCCAAGACAGACTGGTCGTTTCTCCCTGAAGAGCTACTGCTAACAATCTCAACTCTTCTTAACAACTGTTTCCATGTTGTTCATGCTCGTTCTGTCTGTACCTCGTGGCGATCCGCATTTCCCTTTCCTTCTTCCTTGTTACGCGCAAGCTACTCTCTTCCCAAACTCGCCGAGTTCACTCTCGAAAGCAAAGACTCGTGCACACTCGAGAAGGTccctttgtttctctttagAGTCGTCAAAACTCGTGCTGCTGTGTCGCCTACTGCGTATGTTATGGGAGGAATTGGCCGAGACGAAGACGATCATATAGAGCTTCTTCCATATCCTCTTCAATGTTCAGTGAAAGTTAACATCCCTGGATCTGATCGAAACTTGGTGAAAATGCTCGACTGTCAGATTCTATCTCTAGGCCATCAGTACAGAATGATTGGTTGGGATCCTGAAGAATCGTCAACAAATTACAGAGGCGTGGCCTTTCTTCCGTTAAAcaaagagagaggaggaggaggaggaggaggagaatacGTTGTGATCCTCAACTACTCTAGAGTTTTGTTGGTGTTGAGAAGTTCTGAAATGAGATGGTTGTGGCTTCAGAACGTCTCAGATGCTCCCTGCAGGGATTTAGTCACTTTTAGAGGCAGATTTTATGCAGCTTTTTTCAACGGAGATGTTGTCATTATCGATCCTTATTCGCTGGAAGTGTTTATTCCCCTGATGCCCTCACAGCCGATGAATTCAAGCAATTTTCTGGTTCCATCTGGTGATGACGAGCTTTTCCTTGTTGAGAATACTATcccaacttcttcttctgatgaagTAGATATTAATGGCTTCATATGTAGAGTGAGTAAGCTAGATGAGGAGGCTGGTAAATGGGTCGTGGTCAGCGATTTGGGAGACCGTGTTTTGTTTATTGGACACTTTGGAAATGTCTGCTGCTCGGCTAAGGAGCTTCCTGATGGTTATGGTGTGAGTGGGAACTCAATCTTGTTTACCAATGAGGGTGGCTGTGTTATGTACGCCTACAAATACGGATTACATACAGGAAGGGCAGAAGATGACCTCTGTTGTTGGAGATTGTCAAGTGAGAATCGTGTGGCCATCATCAACAGATCTCCGGCTCTTTCTCTCTGGAGTGGGTGCTAA
- the LOC104746856 gene encoding uncharacterized protein LOC104746856 → MEQLVNFIIRPPRAEYDPEHDLLEKEFMMKGRWYQRKDLEVKNSRGDVLQCSHYMPVERPEGKPLPCVIYCHGNSGCRADGSEAAIVLLPSNITVFTLDFSGSGLSGGEHVTLGWNEKDDLKAVVEFLRQDGNISLIGLWGRSMGAVTSLMYGAEDPSIAGMILDSPFSDLVDLMMELVDTYKFRLPKFTVKFAIQFMRRAIQKKAKFDIMDLNTIKVAKSSFVPVLFGHALDDDFIRPHHSDRIYEAYIGDKNIIKFEGDHNSPRPQFYFDSVNIFFHNVLQPPEVVGPTFYDPLDEYFAKGSWGTMHDTNIPQSSVQKSLAAGSISEAINEVRKKRPMSRTDVPSSVTSNGSPSETKEKESHDGHDSSSPDMISFDLSNGDQYPPHLRMALDNDQYVEYQMEDFPSNAEEEERMLMKAVMESLKDLEVQSQQKKDPPETRVHGGSAFLTAAQGLPPREESTSTRANQSETDSASSPATRSQDQLPSSSEPNPPSETSTSLARPINASGPGSLSQKETETGDMSGVTKATVTVERSSSAPGKVLDGLIRRWDLNFFKNSK, encoded by the exons ATGGAGCAGCTTGTTAACTTCATCATTCGACCTCCAAG GGCTGAGTATGATCCGGAACATGATCTCTTGGAAAAGGAGTTCATGATGAAAGGTAGATGGTATCAGAGAAAGGATTTAGAG GTTAAAAACAGTAGGGGAGATGTTCTACAGTGTAGTCATTATATGCCAGTTGAACGCCCTGAAGGAAAGCCTTTGCCCTGTGTAATATACTGCCATGGCAATAG TGGGTGTAGAGCGGATGGCAGTGAAGCCGCAATTGTGTTGCTGCCTTCAAACATCACAGTTTTCACACTTGACTTTTCGGGATCGGGTCTCTCAGGCGGGGAACATGTCACCTTAGGCTGGAACGAA AAGGATGATCTGAAGGCTGTGGTTGAGTTTTTGCGGCAGGATGGAAACATATCTCTAATTGGGCTATGGGGGAGGTCAATGGGTGCTGTTACTAG CTTGATGTATGGAGCCGAGGATCCTTCGATTGCAGGAATGATTCTAGACAGCCCATTCTCCGATTTAGTGGATCTGATGATGGAACTTGTAGATACATATAAGTTTCGTCTGCCGAAGTTTACT GTAAAATTTGCGATACAGTTTATGCGGAGAGCTATTCAGAAAAAAGCAAAGTTTGATATAATGGATCTGAACACCATTAAG GTGGCAAAGTCTAGTTTTGTTCCAGTTTTATTTGGACATGCCTTAGATGATGACTTTATCCGCCCTCATCATTCAGATCGGATATACGAAGCTTACATA GGTgacaaaaatatcatcaaatttgAGGGAGACCACAACTCCCCAAGGCCTCAATTCTACTTTGATTcggtaaatatatttttccataATGTCCTTCAACCTCCAGAGGTGGTGGGACCAACATTTTATGACCCATTGGATGAATACTTTGCAAAG GGCAGTTGGGGCACTATGCATGACACAAATATTCCACAATCCTCAGTACAGAAAA GTTTAGCCGCGGGTAGCATCTCTGAAGCAATTAATGAAGTCCGCAAGAAACGACCCATGAGTCGCACAGAT gtTCCCTCGAGTGTCACATCTAACGGTTCTCCATCAGAAACTAAG gaaAAAGAGAGTCATGATGGACACGACAGTTCATCTCCTGATATGATAAGCTTTGATTTGTCAAATGGCGATCAATACCCTCCTCACCTTAGGATGGCTTTAGATAATGATCAATATGTGGAGTATCAGATGGAGGATTTCCCATCTaatgcagaggaagaagaaagg ATGCTTATGAAAGCGGTGATGGAATCATTGAAAGACTTGGAAGTGCAAAGTCAACAGAAAAAAGATCCTCCTGAGACGAGAGTTCATGGTGGCTCTGCATTTCTAACAGCAGCTCAAGGCCTTCCTCCCAGGGAAGAATCAACTTCAACTCGAGCAAATCAATCCGAGACTGATTCGGCTTCCAGTCCAGCAACACGTAGCCAGGATCAACTACCGTCGTCTTCCGAGCCCAATCCTCCAAGTGAGACCTCGACTTCTCTGGCGAGACCCATAAACGCTTCTGGTCCTGGCTCTTTAAGCCAGAAGGAAACCGAGACAGGTGACATGTCAGGAGTAACAAAGGCCACGGTGACAGTTGAACGTAGTAGTAGCGCACCGGGGAAAGTATTAGACGGATTAATACGCAGGTGGGATCTAAACTTCTTCAAAAACAGCAAATAA